Below is a window of Camelus ferus isolate YT-003-E chromosome 4, BCGSAC_Cfer_1.0, whole genome shotgun sequence DNA.
GCCATCATGGATTTATGGCTCTTCTCTCTGAGGTCTGGATGGAAGCCAGATCTTCAGTGGTCTCAGCCATCTGGAGTTGAAATGATAAATctaaaaatgattgaaaaaatgttttctgagtaacagatatttttcataaaatttaggTGCTAAAGCCAGTGAGCTTCATTCTATAGAACAGATGATCTGCCCTTAGGCAAGACTGCTGAGTATAAAACTGAGCAGTAGATTAAAGGAGGGACATAATGTTATAAAAAAGTAATGACAGcagaaagagaagatggaaaaaaaaatgtaacagcaGAGCTGCCTGTGGGTGTTTAAGATTGGCTCAGAGGTTACACGATTTGCCTGTGGTCATCCGGCTAGTAAGTGAAAGTGCCTGGGTTTGGATTCGGTGATTCCTGCACCACTCTTCTTTCCACTGAACCATCAAGAGGAGGGCCCATGTTGAGTCATCTTGGGAAGTATACTTGCCAATTGTGACCATTGCCTGGGAGCAAGGTTCAAACTTGATTTTGTAGCAGTTCAGGGTTTTTTGAACAGAGGAGGGGTTTGGTATGATCCGTTTTTCCAGAGCGTTAATCTAAGTATCGTCTGAAAAATTCactggaggagagaaaatgaggttGGGAGAGATCATTTAGGATGTAATTAGAGCAAAGCAGGAGTGGAGTAAAATTGATTTGgaaggtgaaagaaagaaagaagataataaGGGGAGATTTTGAGGCCCAGTGATAGTGCTGTGTCTTTAAGATCAAAGGATGTTAGAGTCAGCAGGAAGTTACTCTGAGTTGAACCCCTTCATTCTAGAGAAGTGAGGATACCGGAGTCCTGGGGTGGGAAGTACCTTACCCAGGATCACAGAGATAGTGATGCCCTTTACAAATCTTATCCAGCCTTATGTCTAGCACTCTGCTTCAATTCTCACGGTGCTGTAATCCTCAACTACTACATTAAAATTACCTGGCAGGTAGTTTTCAAGTTAGTACCCTCCAATTTATACCCAAATCCATTTGCTGCCTTCACAGACACGTAGGTATCTCAGTAGGTTTGCTTTTAACTGTATTATAGTGTCTTCGTTGCCCACCGTCTTAATGACTGAAGGGCCATCTCATTGAATTTATCACAGCTCTCTCCCTGAGGCCTCTTTATTGTACTGTTTTCTCCCCTAGAATGTCTTGCTGCCTTAGATTTAGAATATTATAATTATGTACTTGGACTTTGCTCCACTGAATTTTTAAGGAGTGCCTCTCCCACACAGTCCATTATGGGACAGCTGTTCACTTCTTCTCTGGTGGCTGTTGCATGTCAGGAATCTTCCCACTGACCCACTTATCAAGACTGCATGAGTAAACTTGATGTTTGGAATCTTCTTTCATGTTGAACATCATCCTATCCCAACCCTCTTTAttacacagaagagaaaaacgATGGCCCCAGGATGGGAATTAGTCCCCTGTCATGGTGAGTTAGTGACAGTTAAAGAGGGTTGCTTGACCTCTCAACCAGTGTCCCCATTTATGAAATGGAGATGATTCCAGCACTGTCTACCTCAAAATGTTTTTACGAGGATAAGTAAGATAAATTTGTGAAGAGCAGTATGTAAATGGAAGTGTTACCAGCAAAGCTTTTAAGTCAAGAAAAAGTAGTGCTCTTTGAAATTGAATAAAAACCTGGGACTTTAGGAGTACTTACTGTCTCAAGGCTTTCTTCCCATTAGATTATACACTCCTTGCTGGCAGTTAGCCCAACTCTTAATATTTTGCTTATAGGAAAAGGAGGCTGTATAGCTAGTTTCTGGCAGAGTTAGTTAACTCAAAATTAACTGGAATGCATCCCAGTCCCTTTATTCCGCATCACATAGAATATGCTTTTTGTGCCTATGAGAGCTAGCATGTTTGCATGCCAGTGGGCAGGTACAAGAGCAGTTGCGGCCCGGTGAGCTTTATACCACCCTGGAGAAGTGTGTGCGGTACAGTGAGAGCAGAGTGGAGGAATATCCCTGATCACCAGCATGGCAGTTCTGTCCCGGGGTCTAGGGTTTGCCCAAGCAGGGTGTGGAACGACTTCTCTGAGTCATTGTCTAAATCACTAGGCATTTCCTGTGTATTCAGATCTGTGGTTGATAAGCACATTTCTTCCTGATGTCTCCTTCGGCTAAGCTGTCCTCGTCATTTCGGGGTGGTCATCATGCCTAGGGAGAGTACATAGTCCGGGATCCTTTCTGCCGTCACAGTCACAAGTTTACATGTTAGCAGTCACTGTGGCTTGGGAGTTGCCAGACCAGAAGGGTGGGGATCTCTCTCGGGTACATATGCAGCAGGGGAGACCCTGGGAGTGAGTTTTGTTTGTGTTCATACCTGTTAGATATATTGTATATCTAACGCTCTCCCCTCCCAGCTTTGTAGGGAAGAGGGCAGTCTGACATGCTGGTCTGTCATCAGATAGCATCTGTTCACCTGTCATGTGATCACCTGTGTTGTGTGTGAAGTGTGCATtactttggatatatatatatatatctcctaaacaacatttttctttttttttttcctcaatagaAAATGCCCTAAAAACAATAGAGGACGACGACAGAAGCAAAACCTAGGTCATTTTACTTCAGATACGTCATCCAGAATGGTTTAAACTGATGATTTTATATGTACACTGACCATGTGATGTAcatttattatgtctttttttaaagaatggaaatatttatttcagaggccttatttttgaacatttttggtGTAGTGCTGTTGGCTCGTATTTAGAATATTCAGCTACAACAGTTTTGGACTGTTTAGTagtctttgttttatgtttttaaatacagaaacCGATTTCACAAATTTGTACCACATGGTAATTCTAAGACTTGTTCTTTACCCATGGAATGTAATATTTTTGCAAAGACGGACCACTTCACAAATGGTTATAAAGTCATACCCACTTCTTCCACAATGACCACAGCAAATGACCAAGCATGAACTAAAGGTAAAGATGTTTACAGATTacttttcttacaaaataaaatctagaagACACTGTGTTTagacatttaaatgtttttgagatttattaactgattttttaGACACTGCCTATCGCATGAACTGTAAAGCTGTGTGTGttagatgtaaaatatttatgatgtaTGGACTGGAATTTGACCATTTCtctctttgaggaaaaaaatcctgaattaattaaaaaaaagtttctggtAGCAATGATGGAACAGATTACTGAAAAGTAGATTTAGTTGTTGTGAAAATAGTCTGTTTAACAAACAGATTGGAATAAAGCCTATTCTGTCATTTAAACTACTTTAATACacactcattttaaaagaaaatacttgttttaacATAAATAAACCAATTGTATCAGTGTTTgtgaataaaatgcaaaaatagttGTTAATGATTGGTGCTCTTCAAGTGAGCTTAAAAATCATCTAAGACCTCTATCCAAATTTGTCCTGTAGTAATAGCTGTATTAATAGATTGTTGGTGTTTAAAGATCTAAAGTGTGAATAGAATGTATTCAGCTGTTTAACATGTAGTTTAGATATTCAGAAGTATgcatgtagaatttaaaaatatgttcaaaattaaatattaattttaatatttggtttGGAAAAGCATGTTATAATATAATGTTTTCACTATATGGCCTCTGCTTTGGTGTGTTTATTTACTGCATTCTTTGGTATTGATACATCAGTACATTTAATGTGTGAAACTAATAGAAAAAGCAGGCTTCAGTTCAAAATTCCCATTTGCTTTTACCAATACTGCTTGAAATTGTCCAAAGGCAAAAGCTTCACCCAGCGTTTggaatttgctttttttgttatttggCTTCTTGTCGCAATATTAGTAACATTGGTGGTTTTAgggaactttattttaaaagctttcctcTTCTACCCCCACAGTCTTATTTGAGCCCCTTAGTCAGTCAGTAAGCATGTTTGGAACAGCACCCAGTGCTTTGCAAGGGTTCATATTGCAGAACAGTCACGTCTGGGTATTTGTAGTTACAAATACTTGACCAGTCTCCAGGGGTGGGGTTTCCAACCCTTTAAACAACCCAGTTGCCTGTTATCAAGCTAACTTTTTGCTCTTAGTGCCAGAATTGATTGTGGTAAGACATCTTTCACTGAGAAATAACTAAAATGGAACATAATGGGTCTGCTTCAAATACTGATAAGATCCACCAGAATCGCCTGTCGGGTGTCACAGAAGATGAAGACCAAGACGCCGCTCTTACCATTGTGACTGTGCTGGACAAAGTAGCTGCCATCGTGGACAGTGTGCAGGCAAGCCAAAAGAGGATagaagagagacacagggagatggAAAATGCCATAAAGTCCGTCCAGATCGACCTGCTGAAGTTCTCACAGTCACACAGCAACACGGGCTATGTCATTAACAAGTTGTTTGAGAAGACCCGAAAAGTCAGTGCTCACATTAAAGACGTGAAGGCCCGGGTGGAGAAGCAGCAAACTCATGTTAAAAAAGTTGAAGCCAAGCAAGAGGagataatgaagaaaaacaagttcCGTGTGGTAATATTCCAGGTAAGCTTGCGCCTCTGTTCAGCTTGATTACTGCAACTTTTGCATCCTTTAACTGCCAATAGGTCTGATCAGCGGTTTCCCATGTCACGTCATAACTATTTGTGTGTATTCGTGTGGTGGAGTTCCGTGTCGTCAGAAATGTCAGGGTAAAACCGTTTCCATGTTAACTAACGTACTATCAGGTCGGTGTTTAGAGCTTCTCAACCATTTCATGTAATCTGAACTGTGGAGCACAGCAGAGTCTATTTCTTGCCTTTGAAACTTAATATTGGTAAGCCTCTTTCAGCACATTAGCCAAGTTAGCATGATGCCCTCTCATAGCCTCGGAGAAGTTCAGAACTAGAAGATATCTAAGAAGCCTCTAGTTTAAAACGCCTCTTTGTtgcataaaaaagaaactgaagaccaaGAGCCCCACCGTGGGGTTCTTCCCCTTATTATGGAGAACCTGGAAAGCCCTAAACAGTACAGTGTAAACTTTTCAGAATATAATTTGTCCATTGAAATTTTTGCATACTACACTGAGTCACAATAATACgaaaaatgatctatttcttaATGAACAGacagttgttcttgtttttcttattgttacAGTTACACAAATGTAGGAGTCACCTAAGTATTCCTTTTATTTGATTGCAATGTCTTTTTACTTAGTTGATTTAACATGATAGTTTTTGTAGTTTCATTAAGCTGTCCTGTCTCGCTCTACGCTTGACACTCATTTTTTGAAGTAGGAACACATCCATCGCAAATGCCTAGTatctataatatatttaaaacctcttacaaatcaaaaggaaaaaagttgaatTTTCCTCTCATGGTAGAACAGTCAGAAAGTCATTATCAGTCAGTTCACAGAAGACAAAATCAATGAGCAAAATTCCACCTTCACCTATTTAAATGTTTGCAGTTATTAACACACGCTCTCAGAGTTTAAGAGTAGGAAATAACAAGCACTTTCATATTTCTGCTGGTTAGGGTATTAATTGGTACATTTCTGGAGGGCAGTTTTGGTAGTATGTGTTAAGAACTTTAAATATTCACAAGCCTTTTGGCCCCAAATTTCATGTCAAAGAATTTGTTGTAAACATAAAATCAGGAATGTGTGCAGGGATGTGCATATATGCAGTGTTAtctcactgtattttttaaatggatggatGTCCATATgcataggaggaaaaaaaaacctagaagaataaaaacaaaatgaaacaggaaCACAGTTGGATTATGTAGGCAGTATTTGTAAGATAGCCAGGATGTGGGCTGTAACTCACCGGGCCGTTCTTTTCGCGTTAGTCAGGTTTCTGTCGCCCACTATTGACTGTAAGGTTACACTGGGATGGCAGAGTggtactttgtttttaaaagcctgtTGGTTATTtaggaggaggaatggggaggagATTTCAAAAATAGACAGGTTGGACTAAGCTATCTGAAGGCCTTTACCATTTCCTGCTCCTTCCAGATCCCTGGAAGTCTTTCTCCGGACTTAAAATTTTGGGGAACAATCAGTCATCTTACTCTCAGAGGCCAACCTCAGTATCAGTGTATGTAATGGGGATCTAGGTTTGGTAGTGGTGAATGCGGTGTCCATCTTTGAATTCACTCTTCCAAGGGCATTAGCAGTAATGGGTATCTCACCCTTTGCTTGCTTGAGGCATGGCAGGAAACGTTCTTGGCATCCAGCATTTCTCCTGAGAACCCTTGTGCGAAGAGTAGACTGGGTACCGATCAATATTTACAAGGCTAGATAAAGCAAAGAAGTCTCTGAAAAGTTCTAATTGACTCTTGTTTGTCTCTTGACATAACTTTCTTTTGAAGTTAATGTTTCTATATTCACCTGTTTATTCCCTGAAActtgctattttttcttttctttgagccCCTACAGTTACTTGAATGAATGATGGTATCAAAAAGCAACAGAGAGGCACTAGTTTCTGTCAGCTCTCTTTCCTTGTAAGATATAATGCTATTAAAGAGTCTGTGAAATTAAGTTGTTCAGAGAAAGCCGCATTTTGCTGGTTAGCCATTGCTCTCTTATAATGGGAGAGCTTGTAAAGAAGAGATAAAGGCAAATAACAATGGATTCGATGATTCATTAGATGTTAGAACGCTGCATACAGCATTCACGTGGCTTTTCTTGGCGGTTAAAATTCTTGTAATTCATTCTCATAGCTAATACGTTTAAGTGACTATATTGAGATTGCACCTTCTACTAAAATTAACTTGAAGCTGAGTAATTCAGCTATAGTatactttaatttccttttgggtgtttcctcaaaaagtttTCCCTGGATATATCTTTGGTGGCAGTCTTTGTTGGTATTTTATCTCCCACAGTTGTGTACAGCTGAGCTTTCCCCTTATCTGGGACTCTGGCATTGAAAAAGCTATCTGCCTTATCATACAATCACGAATTTCTCTTTGAACATGCTCTCACCTTGGTGACCTTCTCATCATGAAAGCTGGGAAGCTTATCGTATCTTCTAACAGTTTTTCTTACTAACCACATGCTGTGGAACCTGTGCTTCCTAAATGAGCTATTTTGGCCATTTCCTAGTAAGTCCCAGACTTCTATGTATTCAAAATTCCCCTACCTGTATTATTTTGATACTCAATAAGGCCACTAGACTCTGACTCATAGTACTCATTTTGTTACAAAAATCATCTTTTTACCTAGACTTCTGCATGAAAAGATAAGTAATAGTTGTATTTGGAAATCAATTATAATTCAGCCCTGTAATCTTCAATTATTATTACAGTGTATTCATCTCCAGTCGTGGTATCTCTGGCTCCTAGGCGCTGCAACAAATAGATTCACGTGACAGGTATTTTCCCTGACTCTACCTCTGTTCTTTAAGCCTGATTTTGTAGAGTTGGTTATGCAGTTGAAGAAGGTATGTGATTCCTGAGTGAAGCTATGTCTGATTTCTTCCCAGCAGGATTGTGAGGGTTTTCCCCACCAAACAGTAATTATTCCTCGGCTGCTTTTCTAATTATACTTACTCAGGCCATATGAATGCGTCAGTGCTGCTGAAGCTACTCCCGCGGCAGGTatcaggaaaggagaggaataGTGTTGCTGCTTCTGATTCATCAGAGAGCTAGCAGACATCCACCctgctctccccccacccccaatagcTCCTGGACTCCCCAGTCCTGTAGCCAAAGAATTTAATTGTAAGTAATATCCAAAGAAATAAGGTTCCAGAGATACCTTCTTGACTATCAGGCTGATAGGTTTTAGAATATgtgtaaatgtatttcttacataGTAAATTGTTTTGGTTGAACAGATTGAATCTGGATCTCAAGTAGAAGGAcagtttcttttagaaattttaactcATGGGTTCAGTTTAAAAATCTCATCATCTTTAAAGTTTTTCctgtgtagttttaaaaataatccctaAATAGTGAGTTGGGTTCCTTTAGCAGCTGTGTTTCTGGGCTGGTTCTCAAGGTTACCAGTGCCTCCCATATTCCCAAAACCAGTGCCCATTTGACACATTTGACGTGATTGGTCCTTCCCTCTCTTGAGACTTCTTTCCCCTTGGCTTCTGGGGGTGCCACTCTCTCTTggatttcctccttcctcactggctgatatttctcctttttcattctttctcatctcttccttCTTATCTTCAGGTCCAAAATCCATTTATCTATAACACCAAAGTAGAAAAGTtcataaaaataagctttttttttataaCTCACTTGGTAGGAAGACCTAGCTTGACCTGAGCTCATTTGATGGTTAAACTCCACCTTAAGTAGCATGAGGCTGTTTATACTCTTTATCCCACCTtggagtgaatttttttttttttttttttttttttgccacaaaaAAAGTTTCTCCCCAAGATCTCACTGGGAATGTTATGTAATAtattatttcccccaaatatgAAGTATTCTTTCTGAAATGAACCTTGGCTCCCAGGAGTTTTGAATAATGGAGTGTAGATCCATTCACTCAGTCTCTTTGTGATCTCTTTAATCTGGTCTCATGATTTTTAGTTTCATCTTTATGTTAATGTCTCCTAAGTTTATGTCTCTAGTCCAGACCTCGCACCTGAATTCCAGACTTACATACTCAGCTGCCTACTCCACATCTCTGCGTGGATATTCGGTGGGCATCTCAAAGTCAGTATGTTTGGAACCCGTCCttcccctccagtctctgccccctgctctcttcctcatctcagttAATGGCAAATCTGTCCTTCAGCTGCTCAGGCTATGTACTTGAGAATCCATCCTTGACCTGTCTAACACGCCACATCTAAATCTAGCAGCAAATCCTGCTGGCTCCTACCTTCCAAGTGGATCTGGAATCAGATGGCTTAACACCACCTCTGCCAACATCCTGAACTATCTCTCACATGACTGAGCTCAGTGGTCTCTAACTGCTCTCCCTGCTTCTTGTCTTGCTCTCTATAGCCTCGTTTCAAGAGTCATCCTTTTACAACAAGGATCAAATCATGTCACCATCTTCCTGGAAACTTTTTAGAAAGCTTCCTATCACACTCTGAATAAGAGCCACGGTCCTTATCATTGGAGACAGAGCCCTCCATGAACTGGCCCTCCcttgccctctctcctcctcctcttgccccTTGATCACTCTGATCCAGCCACACTGCcctccttgctgtttctcctttccttccatgtGTATGCATTACCTTTGGGTCTAGGCTTGGATGTCACCTTATTGGTGAGGCCTTTCCGAGCATACTCACCAGTCACTCTGtgtcccccttccctgctttagTTTTCACCTTAGCATGTGTCACCATCCAACATAAGTATGAGTAGCTTGTTTGTCTCTCCAAGAGTATAAGTTCTTTTACTGTTTCATTCACAGGAGATTCTTAGTTCCTAGAATACTAAGTGATGCTTGGTAGCTGCTTAGTAACTATTTGTTGAGTGAAGGCATGTGCTTCCTCTTTGTTCCAACGGCCATTTATTACACATACCTACTTAAGTACAAGGCAAACTGGGATAGATGCCGGGCATAAAACATAAGTAGGATCCATCTCTGCTCTCGTGGAACCTACGTAGTGAAGGCCTCAGGGAGACATATAAATGAGTAGAGTTCCAATTCGTTCATTCACGGGATAGATGTTTTAAGGAGAGGCATCTACATGTCATTTTAGTATAAGTTGGAGACAGAATTGGTCTCTTGGGGAGGTTGAGGGATATTTGAATTGACTCTTAGAGAAAGATTTTGTTCACAAAGCTGAAAAGAGGTGACGTATTTAGGGTAGCAGAAATGACTTACACAAAGGCGTGGGGAAGAGTGTGTATGTTTGAGGAACTTAGAGTGGTTGTGTGCTGTGGACTGGAGGAGTGGGAAAGTAGGTGCAGCTCACACAGAAGAGCCCTCTAATCGTACTGAAGAATTAGGACTCTCTCCTTCAAGTATCAGGGAGCTCCCAGATgttttaaagcagagaaaggatgtgatcagagctctgttttagaaatatttctcagGAAATACTTAGATGATGTTTGTAGGTACAGGTGTCGCACAGCTTCTGGCCTGAGATGATGTGGACCTGAATTAAGATGGTGGAGgcgaggaggaaggaggagaaaacagaggactCATTAGTTATTAAGCAGTGTTAGCAGCAGCACTTGGTGACCAGTTGGAAAGGGGATGAGGAGAGGAAATATTTTGGACAGTGATTCTGAGGTGTCTCTCTGGGTGGCAACTGGAGGGTGCTGTGCTGAGAGGTCCAGGAAAGGATGATGGCCGGGCTTTGGTTTTTGGACATAAGTGGCAGGTGCCTGTCTTACATGGAGGTGGAGAAGTATGTGTCATTTAGGAATGTGTCTTCATCTTAGAAGAAGGGGAGAGGTGAAGGTAAAATACGTGTGCATTTACTTACAACTGGATCTGAAGGCTGAGGTTGCTATTAGGAAGTACCAACATgtaaggagagggcagaggagactGAAAAGGTGTGGCTGGAAGGGCAGAGGGCCGGTGGCTAACTCGCTcgctttctctctcctgcaggaGGAGGTTCGGTGTCCGACGTCCCTGTCTGTTGTTAAAGACAGGAGCCTGATGGAGAGTCCAGAGGAGGAGGACGATGTCTTCGACCCCCCAGCTGACCTGTCATCGGACGAAGAATATTCCGTTGAAGAGAGCAGATCTGACAGGCTTAGAAAGTCAGGCAAGGAGCGCATTGATAATATCAGAAAGGCCTTTTCCAAAGAGAACATGCAGAAGACGCGGCAGAATTTTGATAAGAAGGTGAACAGAATTAGGACTAGAATAGTGACCCCcgagaggagagagaggctcaGGCAGTCGGGGGAGAGGTTAAGGCAGTCAGGGGAGAGGCTGAAGCAGTCAGGGGAAAGGTTTAAGAAATCTATTTCAAATGCAGCGCCCTCCAGGGAAGCGTTTAAGATTCGTAGCCTTCGGAAAACTAAAGAGCCAGCGGCTGAGGGTCCGGAAGAGGTCAGGGAGGTGGGTGTGGACATCGCGGCTGGGAGCGAGGCGCTGGGTCCCCTCGGTGAGCTCTACACCCAGACTCTCAGCAAAGCAGACCGCAGGGAGCCCAGCACCACTGGGCATCCTCCCCAGGTAGGCGGGGAGGTCTCCACCCCCGAGcctttaaaagttacttttaaacCCCAGGTGAGAGTAGAGGATGACGAATCTCTTTTGCTAGATTTAAAGCAGTAATCATAAGGAGGAATTAAGTATATTATAATTGTAAGTCTCCTCGATCACACAGTTTTAGTTGAAATAGTAGAGTCCCTTACACTTAATGTGTCATATAGGGAAATGTAAATGGCATGGCTCTTTGATTACTTAGACTTAAAATCTTAAAGgtaatacaaatatatacatttccttGTGACTGCCTAGGGAATTCGTTTTTTCCCTCACCCAGGGCTTGTGATTCTGTTAGCTTTCTCTCATGTCACTCTCACAGCAGCTGTGGATTTGTCAGTTCCCTTCTCTTGCcaccagaaaaatagtttccaaGCAAAGGCCAACTAGGTGTTCGGCTGTCGACAACACATGAAGGGCAGATCTATAGCCGTGATTTGCAAGTGAACTCTCGATCCTGGTCCAGATTAATGCTGTGGCCAAGCTCAAAGGGGGATATACAGATGTGTGAATTTATATCATCCCTAGGTTCAAATCGACAGATTTGTTAGTAAGTTAGCAGACGGACCCCTTTTTGATGCTTTTGCATAAAAAGATTGAAGTTCTGCTCCTGAGCATTTAGCTCTGGTCACAGCTTTGCTCACAGGGAGCCCCTGGGCAAGGCATCTGCTCGTGAGCTCGTCAGTAAAGTGGAGAGGGTTTGCCTGCCCTGCCCATCTCAGAGGACTGCTGTGAGGATCGAGGAAACGTTCTGGGGGAACAAGAACCATTTCCAGAGAAAACAAGGCTCATTAGCTCCTTAAAACAGACTCGAAGTGATTACATCTTGTGAAAAAGCCCTGAGCTCCAAGCAGGGAGGGCCTAGGTTGGACAGAAATAAAGTTGGTCT
It encodes the following:
- the CAVIN4 gene encoding caveolae-associated protein 4, producing MEHNGSASNTDKIHQNRLSGVTEDEDQDAALTIVTVLDKVAAIVDSVQASQKRIEERHREMENAIKSVQIDLLKFSQSHSNTGYVINKLFEKTRKVSAHIKDVKARVEKQQTHVKKVEAKQEEIMKKNKFRVVIFQEEVRCPTSLSVVKDRSLMESPEEEDDVFDPPADLSSDEEYSVEESRSDRLRKSGKERIDNIRKAFSKENMQKTRQNFDKKVNRIRTRIVTPERRERLRQSGERLRQSGERLKQSGERFKKSISNAAPSREAFKIRSLRKTKEPAAEGPEEVREVGVDIAAGSEALGPLGELYTQTLSKADRREPSTTGHPPQVGGEVSTPEPLKVTFKPQVRVEDDESLLLDLKQ